A region of the Triticum dicoccoides isolate Atlit2015 ecotype Zavitan unplaced genomic scaffold, WEW_v2.0 scaffold10348, whole genome shotgun sequence genome:
AAATATATACCATTTATGATATACATTTGGTGTTACTTTGATTAAATGGTTAATTTAGGGATACACTTGGGCCTTATAAATCAAAAGAGGGACTATCTAGTATAATTCGCCCAGCCGCTAATACGCATCATGCATTCATCTTAAACTCGATGTAGTATAATCGAAAAATGATGTACAAGGGATTCTTGGCTCTATGCACAAGAGACTTGCATGCATGATGCATGCCTGAGTGATCACAACAATTGGCATGAGTGTTTTGCTGACTATACATTGTCATGCCAATTGCATTCGTTGAGCTAGCTTTGTACTGTTCCTGGTGCGGCTGCTATGAGATGCAATCTTGGGGCTGCCATGGTCGTTGACCAAGGATCGGTCCTATGAAGATAAGTATAACACATGCGACAAGGAATACATTCCTGAAAGTAACTTTGATTTAACTTTGGCAGgtccatcatctttctttttacatTCTACACAAATTAAAATAGTTTTGACTTATTTTTTTACATGCTCTATCAAGTTTAAATTAGTGTGATATTTTGGATTATGACATGAGTTGAATGTAAATTTGGCAACTAGTTTTTGTCTATTAAGTATATGTACCACAAACAACTGCACCCAGAAAGGGCTGGAATTTTCTGATCTGAGGTACATATGAACCGCCAAAAAAAGATATAATGAATACAAAAGATTCATGTCTATAGAGGATGGTTACAAGTATGTGTATGTAAATTCTGAACATAAACATGACAATACTATGTGACATGTAAAAACGGACAAAATGGCTAAGGAACAGCGCAAGTCACAAGTAGAGCAATCTAAAATAGATTTCTCCACGTTGGAAATACACGATTTTTTATGCCCATCAACCGGGTGGGTCTAAAAGCACTACCAGATAATTAACTGGAAGGTAGGTAGATTAGTAGTGCATGTGGTCGCCTTTATAGTTCGGTCGGCCGGCTGCTAACAATGAGAAATATGCATGGACCTGCCATCGCGTGGACATTATTTAAAGGCCTCACGCACACATTCTCCTTCCTCCCCAAAGAAAACTATCTATAGCCCAAGCTGCTAATTCTTTAAAACAAAGAAGCAACGGTTAATTTCCATGGCGTCCGGCAGTGCTGCTACTCCTGCGTTCAGCTACGAGCCCTCACCATGGATCGACTTCTTTGCTGGATATGAGCCACCGCCGCTACAGGTATAATAAAATCTAACTATCTATGGCACAAAATGTCACCATGCACGAAGGTATTTATTTGTAATTATTGTATGCATTTTTGTACTAGTACCTACTACTCCGATCTACGCTGGGCCAGCCCAAGAGGTTGCAAAATATACACCATGCACCCACTACTTGCAGGCCCAAGTAATTACCATATGTGCTCCTCTAGAGATCCATGTCAACCGGTTGCTTATCGTGTGTACTTCACTAGTCGACACTTCTTATAGTATCTGAATATGTGTACAGACTTTATATTTCACATATCCAGCAGTACAGATTTGTCATATTGAGATGTCTACTTTGTATATTATCAACATCACTCATAGTCATAGCGTACATCGTCTAGTGTAACTCCATGCTTGAGTAGAAGCAACTTGAAACCACATGCATGCTTTTGAAATGAAATATGCTGGCCACGGCCGACACCCTTAGAAGATACATGTGAATAGCCTTTGGTTGGCATATGTTGGAAAGTTGGACTCAATGAAAGGATATATGGTTATTCTATAGAGTCATGTACTTTTGGTCCATTTTCTTTCATTGGATATACAAGTTGTTAGATTTTTTTCCAACTATTTTTGGTTTTGGTGACAATTTTTTTACCTAGCTAACCCTTGTCCCTTTCGGTTAATTAAAAATGTATGCACTGCAGAAATCCAAGCAGTGGATGACGCTTAGGGCAAAAAAACTGAAGGAAGACATATGTATGTTGTTTAAAACCAGCAATGACACAGTGGTAAAAATGTCCTTAGTGGATACACTACAACATCTCGGAATCGATCACCACTTTGAAGACCAGATTGACACCGCTATGAGGCAAATCCTGAAGAGTGAATTTAGTAAGTACAACCTCTATGAAGTGGCCCTTCGGTTTCGCCTGCTGAGGGAACATGGACACTGGGTATCTCCAGGTATATGTATATTCCTAACAATTTTTTCTTGTTATACATAGTTGGTTACGAAAAGTCATGATGTACAAATTTTTAACTAGCTAAGAAATTGAGTTATCAAGAATAGATTGGTAACCTTATTTGCAAAATTATTTCATAATGTGGACGACATGTCTACAACAATAGAAGCTCCATTGACAATGTGGTCACGAGAACACCAACAACATTTATTTATTGATTTATAGATGTTTTCAATCGATTCAAAACTGAAGATGGAAGCTTCATCAATGATATAACAAATGAGCCCAGGATACTATTGTGTCTATACAATGCATCTCATCTTCTAGTTCATGGTGAGCTGGCACTCGAAGAAACCATAGCTTTTGCAAGGCATCATCTTGAATCATGTAGTGGTAGTTTCAAGACCCCCCTAGCTCAACAAGTCCAACGTGCCCTTCACATACCAATGCCAAGGACAAATAAGAGGGTCGAAATGCTACATTATATCCTAGAGTACGAACAAGAGGAGCATAACCCAATCCTACTGGAGCTTGCCAAATTGGATTTCAACattcagcaaaatgtccactcgaaGGAGCTGAAAGCTATTACCAGGTATGTTATTGATCTTTCTTATATAAACAGAACATATATATAACCCAGTAATGATTCACGGGTGGTTGCCCTCGCATACTACAtcttcaaacaaacaaaaaaccaGAAGTCTAGTTACTACTACATTTCTTGTACTTAACATCATTGAAAATAAGAGTTTACGTGGTCGCATTTTTGATTAATATGAGAATTCATATTCATTAATGGTTCATGATGCTTCAGTGTTTCATTAGTTCCTGTGCATTGTAGAATAATTACATGCACGGTGTAGTGATAGAGGAATGCACATGCTTTTAATAATAATTGAGCATTGTCTCTTTTATCTCTTAATGAGGCTAGCGATGTTATATTCTATGTGGACTATTTATGTACTAGTTCAGATAACATTGCTTAATTAATTCGCAGGTGGTGGAAATATTTTTCTGGATATATTGAGCTAAGCTTTATCCGCGATCGTGTGGTGGAGGGTTATACATGGGCCTCTGTGTTGTACTATGACACAAAATTTGAGCTCACTCGAAGTATGATCACAAAGATGATTGTACTGATTACCACATTAGATGACATATATGATAACCATGCCACCCTAGAGGACAGTTGGAAGCTACATGAAGCAATACAAAGGTGGGATTGATTAATCTCTACATTTTATCTCTCAAATTGTCAATGCATCTAATGTATATTCCACTAAGATAACCATTCCATATCATATCAGTATGTCCTTAGAATCACTGGCAATCACGGTCAGTAAATATGTGTGCAACGTGATTTTTCCATGATGTTTAAAGTGATCAAGTAATTATGAACATGCATGTACTGGATAATAACTATTTTTAGTATTTATGAAGAAGTAATTGAACACCCTGCATTACCGCGACCATAAGAGTGCAATTCTAACAAGAAAAAAGTGGTATACAAATCATGCTTCAAACCAAGAGCATATTACTATTCTTTAGATAATTACCGCGTCCGGACGTGGACGAGCTGAATCCAATGGTGGATAATCGATTTGCCCAGTGTATACTACATGTGTGGTGTGCAATGATTAATGGAAATTCTCTATTAGGAAAAGATAAAATCAATTGGGGTATGAATGAATCCACGGCTAAAATTCCATGTTGACGTGCAATTTTCATAAGTCTTAACACAATAGCACTCATTGGTACATACAAGTAATGAGCTAATGCTCACTACTATCCGTTTACAATTGCAATTTCAAATGAAAATGTGACTCATACTTAGATTATTATTTTATtaacacaaatatatatatatatatatatatatatatatatatatatatatatatatatatgttgccatAATAAGAGGTGGATGAAAGAAAATCTAAATGCAGCAACGAATGAGATATATTAACTATAATGAAATCTTTGATGTCATGTTACACTATTTACCTCATGGAGCAAAGTGAAACTAGTGGTTCTtaatgtgttgaagaaagatgaagagtatagaaaaataaaaggttAGGTTAACATGCCAACAAAGAATTGTCAAACTACGATAACTTATCTTAAGATTATTTTTGTGAATTGGCCTTCCAGATGGGATAAGAGCGCCGCTTTTGTTCTGCCGGAGTACTTGAAGAAGTTCTATACGGAGATGCTGAGGACATTTGAGAATATTGAGGctgaaatgccagccaatacgaacTACGATATAGTACACCTGAAAAAAGCGGTAACTTCATGTACCATTTTCTGTCTTGTAAAAAATAACATataaatatctctctctctctctctgtgtgtatgtgtgtatggttgtgcatctctctctctctctctctctctctctctctctctctctctcgttaatTTTGGGATTACCTCTCTTTGTTTGCGTGCAGGTCCAAAATAACGTGACTGGTTACCTGGAAGAAGCGAAATGGTCACACAGGAACCACAAGCCAAGCTTTGTAGATCAGGTCAAGTTGACTAGCCTGAACATCCGCGTGCCAACAATATGTGTGAGTATGATGGCTGGAATGAGTGATGCAATGATGAAGCCAGCACTCAAATGGGCTGCTAGTGTTCCGGACGTCGTCATATCAGTCGGGAAGATTTCCCGTTTCATGAATGATATCGGTGCATTTGAGGTATATATATAATATTTCAAAATTAATTTTTGCTTGGATGTTACTTTTCACACATGTAAGAATGTCAAGTTCGAGCATATTGAGATATAATTTTGACCAACAATTTGAGTACTAAAATGTGATTTATTTGACAAAAAATCATAGTATGGATTATACTTGGAATTATTTTACAACAATGTCAGTTTTGTGATGCTACCTTAACTTCATTGGTCTATTTTTTTTATAAAtttgtacacatcaaaatgtgtggGCACCTATGGAAAAGGGGGCAGGGCTCAGTTACCAAGTTTGTACTATCATTGTGCGTGCATGGAAGATTATTAAATTGATACATACTTACATAAAGATGATTATTGATGTCATCATACAGCGTCGAAAATGCAAGGGGGATCTGGCAAGCACCGTAGAGTGTTACATCAATGAGTACAACGTGACAAGTGAAGTGGCCATTACCAAAATTGTTGCCCTGATAGAACAAGAATGGAAGACCCTGAACCAAGCTCGCTTTGAAAATCATCTTCACCCTGCATTGCAGCAGTTCATTAGCTTAGCGATTAGCACAACATTTTTCTATGGTAACAGAAATGATGTATACACGCACAGCGCACATATGCAGTGGACTATTGAGAGGCTCTTCCTGAAGAATATGtaggccttggccaaattcatcgtGTATTTGTTCCCTAGTTTTAACCATAAAAAGGTCAATGTTGATAAGCATGCATGTGATTCACTGATAATATGTAAAATGCTACAGTGAAAGAAAGTTGTACTGGTGCATTTTGTTACAGTGTTATAATTTTGGTTATAATTATATCTCTACTAAAATTTTATCTTATGTAAAGGACTAAACATATCTAGGTATGTTTTGAGTTCGTCAGAGAAATTATATAGTTGCACAATGTGTTGCATGTAGAACTAGTAACAGCAGTGGAGATTACATGATCACAGATTTAAACAAGTTTTCGTTGACACTAGCAACTATAAGATTCTCAGCCAAGACTCATGCACATGGGTGGCCACAACTCAGATTTGATTTacatcacaattttatttattatAACAATTACATCCCGGCTTTTGGAAGAAGCTCTATGTGTTTTCCAGCTGTGTTGTTCTTTTAGACCACCTCAAAACCCATCTAACCATAATATCAATGTGGATACGAAATACCCCATCCTCTATTGTCCCTCTAATCCCTCACTCCTTTTGTACATTTATTGTACATAGGCCCCCTAGTTCTCTTATCTGGCAAGCAGCCATCTTCGCCATCAAAGCGCAGACGTTCTTCCACAACGAGGTCATGAATATGGTTATTGGTGCCATGGCTGCCAGGATGTGAACACGACCATTGCTGATGTGAATCATCATGTCTGATTTAACTGGGCACTACTTCCTTCCCATAACATCCTTTTTTACCCAAAAAAAAAATCCATTTTTTGTATATTGTGATGAATTATTAAAACACTTTTGACATGTTACATGTTATTTTATTGCACTACTAAGGTAACTAATACGGAACATTTAAAATGAACTCGTGATAGTCGTGAGTTGTTCATATATATTAGCTGTACAATAGCTATGGAACTTATATTTTCTTTCGCAGTTTATGTTCTCACCATTTTGCAGAACATACgtcgatctagtttcaaagattgaAAGAGTTGTGCATATATCAAACTTGACTCATGGATAAGCTTGCTCATACTTTTTTACATAGAGGTACATGCAAATATTTGCATAGAGATATTATTTGACATAGCCAATGTCAGTCAAAATAATATGAAAAATAGTCTGATAGTCCAACAAGAGCTATACAAACATGTAAAGATGTACAAACTACAGAGCAACAAAAACATTCCGGTtcaataaaggtgctctacataatTATTCCATGTGTATATCGAAATAGCTTTGGAGCGTGGGCATGGAATAGCTACTAGCCGAAGGTCAAACTTCCTGCTTACGGTGATCCCAAATTTCTTAGACATGTTCAGTGACTCTTCAATTGGCTCATCGGGAATTAGCATCAGTCAAAGTCGTGGAGAAGATTTGCCAAGACAATCTCTACGGTGGCGATGTTGAATAGTGTCGAAAGAGGTGAGTTCAAAATGTGTTCCATAATAATCCACGTTGTTATTCTCAAACATCTCCAGCTTGAACGATCCCTCGCTCGCTCTCAGAGTCAATCGGCCCAAACCGGGTTATGTGCTCAACGAAAAAAAGGATTTTGTGAAATTGCCTGCAAAACCGCCTTGCGAGCGTTAGCGTCAGCGCCATCTCCCGATGGATATTTTTTGCGCATCTCCATTAGTACCTTGGCCCTATTTTCTTCTTCGTCTATTTGGGAATAATTTAGGATCTCGGGAAATTAGAAAAAAACAATAATGAAGATATTGGTGCCTTTAGGCATGTCATAGCCCATGATTTCACAGTCTTCACTTGTCTCTCTTGGGACGAGCAGTAGAGTAGGAGGATGCAACCTAAACACCTCCTTGATGACCGTAAGCATGTAGCACAGCTCACTGAGATCAGTACTCTTCATTACATATCGATCTTGGCCTGGCTCTTCCCGGATCTATAGATGTGCCTTAGCCATAGCGTCAGGGTTATTCTACAAACAACGACGTAGTAAAGGGAATGGCTAGTGGCCAGTTAACTAAAATTTCAATTTTGGTCATTCGATTCAGCCATAGGATGGAATACAGGTGGTGCAGATTACTTCTCCAACCTCCAGacaaccttcttcttcttcccccaacCGCCGAACGTACCACTGGCCGAACTGTCGGCCACCACCACCCGCGGCCAGCAGCGCTCCCGCTCAGCCtcaccgccccgccctcccctcaacctcCTCCCACCAAAATGCTGTTGCCtttggccatccctctagccccggcGATGACCAGTTTTTTTCCGGCGAACTTACACCACAGCCGTGGTGCCACCCAACCTCCTCCCACCCTCCATCAACGAAAGATGATGGGGTAGCCTGCCAGCGAACTCCTTCTTTCACTCCGGCGAGCCAGCGGCTGCTTCTTCCTTCCCTCTGGCGCATGCTTCCTTCTAGCGAAAATCGAACAATCCAAATTGGACTTTCAGGCGACTGATGTTAAGCTATTATGAATGTAAAAAGACAAATAAAGAGTGGCCTGACAAGCAAGAATAACCATTCAAACAAGAACACACCCGATAGATCTCACATATTTATAATATCTATAGGAGTAGCGCGGCATCCATCTGTATTAATGGCCCTGCATCCACCCGTTATAATAACCCGACAAACCAGCAAAGGTATAGCTAAGACAATCTGGCCATTCTAAGCCATGTTGAGAATGATGTATAGGCCAATTTATAGCTAACACTTTAGAGCCTTAATTAATTCTTCGGTGTCCAACATCCTTCACGCATGTTCATACACTTGCATCATGGATAATGGATAAGCATGTGATCAGGGCCGGTCCTGACTTTTCCGAGGCCCGGGGCGAGCTTCAAAAGTGGGCCCCATGAAGAAAGACATTT
Encoded here:
- the LOC119342742 gene encoding tau-cadinol synthase-like: MASGSAATPAFSYEPSPWIDFFAGYEPPPLQIDTAMRQILKSEFSKYNLYEVALRFRLLREHGHWVSPDVFNRFKTEDGSFINDITNEPRILLCLYNASHLLVHGELALEETIAFARHHLESCSGSFKTPLAQQVQRALHIPMPRTNKRVEMLHYILEYEQEEHNPILLELAKLDFNIQQNVHSKELKAITRWDKSAAFVLPEYLKKFYTEMLRTFENIEAEMPANTNYDIVHLKKAVQNNVTGYLEEAKWSHRNHKPSFVDQVKLTSLNIRVPTICVSMMAGMSDAMMKPALKWAASVPDVVISVGKISRFMNDIGAFERRKCKGDLASTVECYINEYNVTSEVAITKIVALIEQEWKTLNQARFENHLHPALQQFISLAISTTFFYGNRNDVYTHSAHMQWTIERLFLKNM